The following coding sequences are from one Paenibacillus sp. FSL R5-0912 window:
- a CDS encoding S-layer homology domain-containing protein, with translation MSKQHPLVKRVLTGILAMSVLIPFIPPSFSSSTVYGDPVEPGGVVMLEDFENVSLADLKFDSARIYSGNMALESDPKYVRDGAKSLRIDYDFIGITDNPSQVAVGPATQLALTGRTPHKIGMWIYANNEGHGLTSKFYISATGKSKTYEMRSEETGIDWSGWKYVEAEIGSDLTLPGTVAFYFQMKERQMSKKNKGSIWIDDVRLIYDEPADEDMDVPVLAPVSPAPDQTLTAPVSDIILSADDAKSGIDPDSIQLTVDGQSVAPAAYAYDLDTKAITYHPEVPLDGGYHQVVAEVKDLAGNPASAEYAFTIEHGAMLTLDGPEEAVSNEPYRLKLAAKGVGEATSVLTQIKFDPHTLQADNVHARDGLSNVKSTIDNIGGYVEFSAEGLQGDSADALASIDFAVSRSAKMERGETYKQFTMAEGSFGYGSGTAVSSFASPVNYKIGFPYTLTVKGSGLQTKNIITVTTHAGAPVEGAEIDFTDASGPQTYVTVTAASSNIYTSADHSSAVLLTAENNGQFFATAGSNAGFVKVYLPDGTGTGYIASADVQQKSLTEGLGLTDAKGEIHTSLANLAIGTWKVQAVKDGGTSESFSMNVVTQFGGDDPKYVQTFVTEDMSTMLSVGWQTAPRVQATSIQYVKDSGLVDQGLGNAEQQAVEQSALTEVEVIHEVEGGPLGEIKFHKSLVTGLEPGTAYHYRVGYEGHWSAWYEYKTLAAAPDTPVSFVFVTDSHTKGDNGLEIYQQLISDSLTRYPDTQFIMHGGDMVDDGGILNEWNQFWEASSVYASSLPSGYTMGNHDVKGAGKEIFAKGLDLPENGPDVQKEYAYSFDSGEVHFIVLNSEADEVTMAKQAEWLRADLQASDKKWKIVMFHKPAYHTEDGRGNVIEYTQTYFAPVLEELKVDLVLEGHDHVYARTYPMNGGKPLLNGERGTVYLDGGASGWKFYDGKQYEYLNFMFDEDVPVYSAIQVSHDQITIQARTTESDALIDNYIIEKKDELTVTSVAVSPTELTLQAGEKRATVLTATYSDKSTAEVTNEAIWTSSNDNVATVDATGVIHAVAAGGTTIEAQYGNLPAVSIAVTVQAESTVPVLLKLTADPGTHRLQVGQSAASVITAVYDHAENLVVTDQVIWVSSDPAIASVSDKGLITGVAAGEAAVTASFGGKSVAVPIVITEVSAPAVVDLEVTPASLSLTAGQTQSLAVTAKYSDLSSTLKTLEAKYATGNPSVAAVSEAGVVTAVGTGTAKITVSYGGVSKEIQVSVTAATGNNEGGTVPEATPRPTSTPTPAATVTPTPVATATPTPAVTTGPTLPTVTKPVFNDRVDLDKVKAIMAKGQTAPAVTFPDTPVALWSAAFIERAARMGIITGYADGSFRSDAKVTRAEFAAMLFKAFGLSAAGGTGFSDTQGHWASEAIIALQGNGVITGYADGSFHPKQEITRAEMVTMLSRLTNYVSSVSAPFSDVTAGWAAGPINAFAGAGIVTGKGNGQFKPAEPASRAESVVMILRLMDKLME, from the coding sequence GTGAGTAAGCAGCATCCGCTTGTAAAGAGAGTATTAACCGGGATATTGGCAATGTCGGTGTTGATTCCGTTCATTCCACCTTCCTTCTCTTCATCGACCGTGTATGGGGATCCAGTTGAGCCTGGCGGTGTTGTTATGCTGGAGGATTTTGAAAATGTGAGTCTGGCAGACTTGAAGTTTGACAGTGCGCGCATCTACAGCGGCAATATGGCGCTTGAAAGTGATCCGAAATACGTCCGTGACGGGGCAAAATCCTTGCGGATTGATTATGACTTTATCGGCATAACCGATAATCCCTCCCAGGTTGCAGTCGGGCCTGCAACGCAGTTAGCCTTAACAGGCAGAACGCCCCACAAAATCGGCATGTGGATTTACGCCAATAACGAAGGGCATGGTCTAACCTCCAAGTTCTATATTTCAGCCACCGGGAAGTCCAAGACGTATGAAATGAGGAGCGAAGAGACAGGGATAGACTGGAGCGGCTGGAAGTATGTTGAGGCCGAAATAGGAAGTGATCTGACGCTGCCCGGTACCGTGGCGTTCTACTTCCAGATGAAAGAACGGCAAATGAGCAAAAAGAACAAAGGCTCGATTTGGATCGACGATGTCAGACTTATTTATGATGAGCCAGCGGATGAGGATATGGATGTTCCCGTGCTGGCTCCGGTTTCACCCGCACCAGATCAAACCTTGACTGCTCCCGTATCCGATATCATCCTGTCGGCGGATGATGCGAAGTCGGGTATTGATCCAGATTCGATCCAATTAACTGTGGATGGCCAGTCCGTTGCACCGGCCGCTTACGCTTACGATCTGGACACTAAGGCAATTACTTATCACCCGGAGGTGCCGCTGGATGGCGGTTATCATCAAGTGGTTGCCGAAGTGAAGGATCTGGCCGGCAATCCGGCTTCAGCAGAGTATGCTTTTACTATTGAGCATGGGGCGATGCTCACCTTGGATGGGCCGGAGGAAGCGGTCAGCAACGAGCCTTACCGGTTGAAGCTGGCGGCGAAGGGTGTCGGTGAAGCAACCAGCGTGCTGACCCAGATTAAGTTCGACCCGCACACGCTTCAGGCTGACAATGTGCATGCACGTGACGGTCTAAGCAACGTCAAGAGCACCATCGACAATATAGGCGGCTACGTTGAATTTAGCGCAGAAGGACTGCAGGGAGATTCTGCGGATGCTTTGGCCAGCATCGATTTCGCCGTGAGCCGGTCCGCAAAAATGGAACGTGGCGAGACCTACAAGCAGTTCACCATGGCGGAAGGCAGCTTTGGGTATGGCAGCGGGACTGCCGTAAGCTCTTTTGCCTCTCCGGTTAATTATAAGATTGGATTCCCGTATACCTTAACCGTCAAGGGATCGGGCCTGCAAACGAAGAATATCATTACCGTTACTACCCATGCGGGAGCTCCGGTTGAAGGGGCGGAGATTGATTTTACCGATGCAAGCGGCCCTCAGACCTATGTGACGGTAACAGCCGCCAGCTCCAATATATATACAAGCGCTGATCATTCGTCCGCTGTGCTGCTTACAGCAGAGAACAACGGGCAATTCTTCGCTACAGCAGGAAGCAACGCCGGATTCGTCAAGGTATATCTTCCGGATGGAACAGGGACAGGCTACATCGCCTCTGCTGATGTACAGCAGAAGAGTCTTACCGAAGGATTGGGACTGACGGATGCCAAGGGCGAAATTCATACTTCGCTGGCCAATCTCGCGATCGGCACCTGGAAAGTGCAGGCGGTCAAGGATGGCGGTACCAGTGAGAGCTTCAGCATGAACGTTGTAACCCAATTCGGCGGAGATGATCCGAAATATGTCCAGACCTTTGTTACCGAAGATATGAGTACGATGCTGAGCGTGGGCTGGCAGACAGCCCCCAGAGTTCAAGCAACTTCGATTCAATATGTGAAGGACAGCGGCCTGGTAGACCAAGGATTGGGCAATGCTGAGCAACAGGCGGTAGAGCAGTCTGCGCTTACTGAAGTGGAGGTCATCCATGAAGTGGAGGGCGGACCGCTGGGTGAAATTAAGTTCCACAAGTCATTGGTTACCGGCCTGGAGCCGGGTACGGCTTATCATTACCGGGTGGGCTATGAAGGTCATTGGAGTGCCTGGTATGAATACAAAACTTTGGCTGCAGCTCCGGACACCCCTGTTTCTTTTGTATTCGTAACCGATTCGCATACCAAGGGAGATAACGGGCTTGAAATCTATCAGCAGCTGATCAGTGATTCCTTAACACGTTATCCGGACACCCAGTTTATTATGCATGGCGGCGATATGGTTGACGACGGAGGAATCCTGAATGAGTGGAACCAGTTCTGGGAAGCTTCTTCAGTCTATGCCTCCTCCCTTCCTTCAGGCTACACGATGGGGAATCATGATGTTAAAGGTGCAGGCAAGGAGATTTTTGCCAAGGGACTTGATCTGCCGGAGAACGGCCCGGACGTTCAGAAGGAGTACGCCTATTCCTTCGATTCGGGTGAGGTACATTTCATTGTGCTGAACTCTGAGGCGGACGAAGTAACCATGGCTAAGCAAGCCGAATGGCTGCGTGCGGATCTTCAGGCAAGTGATAAGAAATGGAAGATTGTGATGTTCCATAAGCCTGCTTATCATACCGAAGATGGACGCGGGAATGTAATTGAATACACGCAAACGTATTTTGCACCTGTTCTGGAGGAACTGAAAGTAGATCTGGTGCTGGAAGGCCATGACCATGTGTATGCGCGCACCTATCCGATGAATGGAGGAAAGCCGCTACTAAACGGCGAGCGCGGGACGGTCTATCTGGACGGGGGCGCCTCCGGCTGGAAATTCTACGATGGTAAGCAGTATGAGTATCTTAATTTCATGTTTGACGAGGACGTTCCGGTGTATTCTGCCATTCAAGTCAGCCATGACCAAATCACCATCCAGGCCCGTACTACAGAAAGCGATGCATTAATAGATAATTATATTATTGAGAAGAAGGATGAGCTTACGGTGACTTCCGTGGCGGTATCGCCTACGGAGCTGACATTGCAGGCCGGGGAGAAACGCGCGACAGTTCTCACCGCTACGTATAGCGATAAGTCCACGGCAGAGGTCACGAATGAAGCGATTTGGACATCTTCCAATGACAATGTGGCTACGGTAGATGCCACAGGCGTGATTCACGCGGTAGCAGCAGGCGGTACTACAATCGAGGCACAATATGGAAATTTGCCGGCAGTCAGCATTGCTGTAACAGTTCAGGCGGAAAGCACGGTTCCTGTTCTGCTGAAACTGACAGCTGATCCAGGCACTCATAGGCTCCAAGTGGGCCAGTCTGCAGCTTCTGTAATAACGGCAGTATATGATCATGCAGAGAATCTGGTAGTTACGGATCAAGTCATTTGGGTATCTTCTGACCCTGCGATTGCTTCTGTATCGGACAAGGGGCTTATTACAGGCGTTGCGGCAGGCGAAGCAGCGGTCACGGCTTCGTTCGGAGGCAAGTCCGTAGCGGTTCCGATTGTGATTACGGAGGTTTCCGCTCCGGCAGTGGTAGACTTGGAGGTGACTCCAGCTTCGCTCTCCCTGACGGCAGGTCAAACGCAGAGCTTAGCGGTAACGGCAAAGTATTCTGACCTTTCTAGCACCCTCAAGACCCTGGAAGCGAAATATGCCACTGGCAATCCTTCGGTTGCAGCTGTGAGCGAAGCGGGGGTAGTCACAGCAGTGGGTACAGGAACGGCAAAGATCACAGTTTCATACGGAGGAGTAAGCAAGGAGATTCAGGTCTCCGTAACGGCGGCTACAGGCAACAATGAAGGAGGAACGGTACCTGAAGCAACTCCAAGGCCAACGTCAACGCCAACTCCGGCGGCAACGGTAACGCCGACACCAGTTGCAACAGCAACGCCTACACCGGCTGTAACTACGGGGCCAACATTGCCAACCGTGACGAAGCCTGTGTTCAACGACAGAGTAGATCTTGATAAGGTAAAAGCGATCATGGCAAAAGGGCAAACCGCTCCTGCAGTTACATTCCCGGATACCCCTGTGGCTCTGTGGAGTGCCGCATTCATCGAACGTGCGGCCCGGATGGGGATTATAACCGGCTATGCGGATGGTTCCTTCCGCTCTGACGCCAAAGTAACCCGCGCTGAGTTTGCAGCGATGTTGTTCAAGGCCTTTGGTCTGAGCGCTGCGGGCGGCACCGGCTTCTCCGATACGCAGGGGCATTGGGCTTCGGAAGCTATTATTGCCCTTCAAGGCAATGGAGTGATCACCGGGTACGCTGATGGCTCCTTCCATCCCAAGCAGGAGATCACCCGGGCGGAGATGGTGACGATGCTGTCCCGTCTGACGAATTATGTGAGCAGCGTTAGTGCTCCATTCTCCGATGTCACAGCGGGCTGGGCGGCAGGACCAATCAATGCCTTTGCTGGAGCAGGTATCGTAACAGGAAAAGGCAATGGACAGTTCAAGCCGGCGGAACCGGCTTCCCGCGCCGAATCGGTAGTGATGATCCTCCGCCTTATGGATAAGCTCATGGAATAA
- a CDS encoding GNAT family N-acetyltransferase — MGKHTAGYLAHLEEDPELLGWGVWFVTLADNNQIIGDIGYKGRPDIQGIVEIGYGIIPDMHNKGIATESVKAIMEWAFSSGQVKKIVAECLIDNLPSIKVLEKLEMTRVRIKDGMIHWEITNNRHR, encoded by the coding sequence ATCGGGAAGCATACCGCCGGATATTTAGCTCATCTTGAGGAAGACCCTGAACTGCTGGGCTGGGGAGTGTGGTTTGTAACATTAGCTGATAATAACCAAATTATCGGAGACATTGGATATAAAGGGAGACCGGATATTCAAGGAATTGTAGAAATCGGATATGGAATAATTCCGGACATGCATAATAAGGGGATAGCTACAGAGTCGGTGAAAGCAATAATGGAATGGGCATTCTCTTCAGGACAAGTGAAGAAAATTGTGGCAGAATGCCTTATAGATAACCTTCCTTCCATTAAAGTTCTGGAGAAATTGGAAATGACCAGAGTTAGAATAAAGGATGGAATGATTCATTGGGAAATAACAAATAACCGGCATCGTTGA
- a CDS encoding S8 family serine peptidase, which produces MFRRSIRKFGIATASFSLAVSLLLPSASFASSTSFLPAAPDLKNHISLLNSRLGNTPDSLKSSIQNYTSALNSKPQNYAGNITTSAPVTFIVQLQNDPVKVAENQGAKSKTPALQRNILRTEHNSFAAAAAAIGANTGHEYTEVFNGYSVTLPGNQVDKLLTLPGVKAVFPNQKVHALETATDSSTLTETLKDTVDATKVGNGDIFGSDELNEDGITGEGIQVAVIDTGIDPTHPYLEDFYEDGHGYDVVDGDSQPYETEPDPAYKPINGNPYETAHGSHVSGIIKSVAPDVELYVYRVLGPYGNGSTDDVIDGIERAVADGADVINLSLGSDVNQQYSPDAIAVDNAADAGVTVVLAAGNAGPEAETVGTPGSAHRTISVAASTTPADVTFIKVGVTDIVYGIQASEAGFPEEANGLEVVYAGLGLTVDDYMNADVEGKIAIVDRGSNTFVNKSANARSAGAVGLLIANNRAGELNAATDATGVPTYGITQDEGKAIRAELAAGHNTLLFSVGPDKDNLIAGFSSRGPALPDFTIKPDVSAPGVAVNSSVPVWESETGYAKFNGTSMASPHVAGAAALLLSSGKEANGQALTPDQVKILLANNATSLTDRNNKYYSVYEQGAGLINLPKVLKASAIARVPEVLDTKRPETEIPKVKYDTGSLSFGLVTAASTVTKTVYVDSLAKEPNTFTIGVEWRTPTHKGIEFANLETSVEADDYFQVPLTVAAEAVSGKYEGVLTLTSGTETLTLPFSVVVGVQYKPDTITNFEVGAENFEFISPNGDGLLESTYLTFSVNETVENLALEVVSLDGSTTVVGDVYATGQKFYPGLYEEPEWTGIVDVQGESYVLPDGIYSITPVLDGGTTRFDDLSAIVIIDREAPEVSGTTITEHARTNEQEPRGATISGVIAYDLMFELIDEETDPNELLAVSAAYEEPDGTVKEADGYIDSNGYFEIEVPLTEGLNQFYLYAYDYASNGWIDYNQLLRYNTDQTVATVSPTASSATVELGTSITIDAGFSVTENVYGIYGATFNLLYSNSLAQPNIKSSVQLATYQETHFPGVPLLEYTNLIHLEDGRDVQQYGVHVTDGAYDGIGTGSLGQFTFTPTKAGTYTFELSDIKLWSDNYSATIPAGSSTVSVVVKEPLSSSSNPSPSPSTIAAASGTTATSGQLTVTADPAGGKPTASLAVSDSILDASLKSAVNNNVVLSITDVDFSKYGQVSIVLTSAQADKLKSSASALSLNGKGFSLTIPAGTLPDFITATGLTVTLGLHEEADTAPLSGITGSIDIGSSSLTLKNGWTTSKPVFVQLALNPDGLKDARKTGAYKESAENSWSYLQSGTIPADGLLQFSITGDGTYTAAARNTSFSDIGIHWAKDAVEVLAAHSIVAGKGTTASFKPADSLNQAELLTLFDRLLGKGDTWTTHIKESGSRDVLTREEAAVILAEALGADVTSSTLTFKDAGSISANAKNAIAYAVSKGYLQGVGNNTFNPKGTLTRAQAAVILERVLEDLRNQ; this is translated from the coding sequence ATGTTCAGACGCTCCATTCGCAAATTTGGCATAGCCACTGCAAGTTTTAGTCTAGCGGTTTCCCTTCTGCTTCCTTCCGCATCTTTCGCAAGCAGCACTTCGTTTTTACCGGCAGCACCGGATCTCAAGAATCATATCTCTCTGCTTAACTCCAGGCTAGGCAACACCCCGGACTCCTTAAAATCATCCATCCAGAATTACACTTCAGCATTAAACTCCAAACCGCAGAATTATGCGGGCAACATCACTACTTCAGCGCCTGTAACTTTCATTGTCCAATTGCAGAATGACCCGGTCAAAGTAGCTGAGAATCAGGGCGCCAAGAGTAAGACACCTGCTTTGCAGCGTAATATTCTCCGTACGGAGCATAACAGCTTCGCTGCCGCTGCCGCTGCGATTGGTGCAAACACCGGCCATGAATATACGGAAGTGTTCAACGGCTACTCCGTAACTCTGCCAGGTAATCAAGTGGACAAGCTGCTCACCTTGCCGGGCGTGAAGGCGGTCTTCCCGAACCAGAAGGTTCATGCGCTGGAGACTGCAACAGATTCCTCCACTCTTACTGAGACTCTCAAGGATACCGTGGATGCCACTAAGGTCGGCAACGGGGATATCTTCGGTTCTGATGAACTGAATGAGGATGGCATCACTGGTGAAGGAATTCAGGTTGCCGTAATCGATACCGGTATCGATCCCACTCATCCTTACCTTGAGGATTTTTATGAGGATGGTCACGGTTATGATGTCGTCGATGGTGATTCTCAGCCATACGAAACAGAACCTGACCCTGCTTACAAGCCAATCAACGGCAATCCTTATGAGACGGCTCACGGCTCACACGTATCTGGTATTATCAAGAGCGTAGCGCCGGATGTTGAGCTTTATGTATACCGCGTACTCGGCCCATATGGAAACGGCAGTACGGACGACGTTATTGACGGCATTGAAAGAGCCGTTGCTGACGGTGCTGACGTTATCAACCTCTCGCTCGGTTCAGATGTGAACCAGCAGTATTCGCCTGATGCCATTGCAGTGGATAACGCCGCTGACGCCGGTGTCACCGTTGTACTGGCCGCAGGGAACGCCGGTCCCGAGGCTGAAACTGTCGGAACACCTGGTAGTGCACACCGCACCATATCAGTCGCCGCTTCTACGACACCTGCTGATGTTACTTTTATTAAGGTGGGTGTTACCGACATTGTCTATGGTATCCAGGCGTCCGAAGCTGGATTTCCCGAAGAAGCCAACGGCTTGGAAGTTGTCTATGCCGGACTTGGACTTACTGTAGATGATTATATGAATGCAGATGTAGAAGGTAAGATTGCTATCGTTGACCGCGGAAGCAACACCTTCGTGAACAAATCAGCAAATGCCCGCTCAGCAGGGGCTGTCGGCTTGCTGATCGCTAACAACAGAGCAGGTGAGCTCAATGCCGCTACTGATGCTACCGGAGTCCCTACTTACGGCATTACCCAGGACGAAGGCAAGGCGATCAGGGCTGAACTGGCAGCGGGCCATAATACGCTCTTATTCTCTGTGGGTCCAGATAAAGACAACCTCATCGCCGGGTTCAGTTCGCGCGGACCTGCACTTCCGGACTTCACCATCAAGCCGGATGTATCGGCTCCGGGTGTAGCCGTGAATTCATCAGTACCGGTATGGGAAAGCGAAACCGGCTACGCCAAGTTCAACGGAACCAGTATGGCCAGCCCCCATGTGGCCGGGGCAGCTGCGCTGCTGCTGAGCTCAGGTAAAGAGGCTAATGGACAGGCGTTAACCCCGGATCAGGTTAAAATCCTGTTAGCCAATAATGCCACTTCGCTTACAGACCGTAATAATAAATATTACAGTGTATACGAGCAGGGTGCCGGGCTGATTAACCTGCCTAAGGTGCTGAAAGCTTCAGCCATCGCACGTGTCCCTGAGGTGCTTGACACTAAGCGTCCGGAAACAGAAATACCTAAGGTTAAATACGACACAGGTTCCTTGTCCTTCGGACTGGTGACTGCGGCGTCCACTGTGACTAAGACCGTGTATGTAGACTCCCTGGCTAAGGAACCCAACACTTTCACTATTGGTGTGGAATGGCGTACTCCAACCCATAAAGGTATTGAGTTTGCCAATCTTGAAACCTCTGTTGAAGCAGATGATTACTTCCAGGTACCGCTAACGGTAGCTGCGGAAGCTGTAAGCGGAAAGTACGAAGGTGTACTGACGCTAACTTCAGGTACAGAGACTCTGACTCTGCCGTTCAGCGTGGTAGTAGGTGTGCAGTACAAACCTGATACAATCACGAATTTCGAAGTCGGTGCAGAGAATTTCGAGTTCATCTCACCTAACGGTGACGGACTTCTGGAGAGCACCTACCTGACCTTCTCTGTAAATGAAACCGTAGAAAACCTAGCGTTAGAAGTTGTTTCATTGGATGGTTCTACAACCGTTGTCGGAGACGTATACGCCACAGGGCAGAAATTCTACCCCGGCCTCTATGAAGAACCTGAATGGACTGGCATCGTTGATGTTCAGGGTGAGTCTTATGTATTGCCTGACGGCATATATTCCATAACCCCTGTCCTGGACGGCGGAACGACCCGGTTCGATGATCTATCTGCTATTGTTATTATTGACCGGGAAGCACCGGAAGTCAGCGGTACAACAATAACGGAGCACGCCCGGACGAATGAGCAGGAACCACGAGGTGCAACCATTAGTGGCGTCATTGCTTACGATCTGATGTTCGAGCTGATCGATGAAGAGACGGATCCGAATGAACTGCTTGCAGTATCTGCAGCCTATGAAGAACCGGATGGCACTGTAAAAGAAGCGGATGGCTATATTGATTCCAACGGTTATTTTGAAATTGAGGTTCCTTTGACCGAGGGCTTGAATCAGTTCTATCTGTACGCTTACGATTACGCTTCAAACGGTTGGATCGATTATAACCAGCTTCTGCGCTACAACACAGATCAGACAGTTGCTACGGTCTCACCTACAGCTTCCAGTGCAACTGTAGAGTTGGGCACTTCAATCACCATCGACGCTGGCTTCTCCGTAACTGAGAATGTGTACGGTATCTACGGAGCCACTTTCAATTTGCTCTACAGTAATAGCCTGGCTCAGCCAAATATCAAATCAAGCGTACAATTAGCAACATATCAGGAAACTCATTTTCCTGGTGTACCATTGCTTGAGTATACGAACCTGATTCATTTGGAGGATGGACGCGATGTCCAGCAGTATGGCGTTCATGTAACAGACGGAGCTTATGATGGAATTGGTACCGGATCATTAGGACAGTTCACATTTACTCCGACTAAAGCCGGAACTTACACCTTTGAATTATCGGATATCAAGCTTTGGAGCGACAATTACTCGGCGACAATTCCGGCAGGTTCATCGACTGTGAGTGTTGTCGTGAAAGAACCATTATCAAGCTCAAGTAATCCATCACCATCTCCAAGTACAATAGCAGCAGCTTCAGGCACAACTGCGACTTCCGGACAGCTTACTGTAACAGCTGATCCTGCAGGTGGTAAGCCTACAGCGAGCCTGGCTGTTTCCGACTCCATTCTGGATGCGTCATTGAAGAGTGCGGTGAATAACAATGTCGTACTGAGCATCACTGATGTAGACTTCTCCAAATACGGACAAGTAAGCATTGTGCTCACATCTGCCCAGGCGGACAAGCTGAAGAGTTCCGCAAGTGCACTCAGTCTGAACGGTAAGGGATTCTCCTTAACCATTCCGGCTGGCACACTTCCGGACTTCATTACCGCCACAGGCCTAACCGTCACACTCGGTTTGCATGAGGAAGCGGATACCGCTCCGCTAAGCGGCATTACCGGAAGTATTGATATCGGCTCCTCCTCACTGACCCTCAAGAACGGCTGGACCACAAGCAAGCCTGTATTTGTACAGCTTGCCCTGAACCCTGACGGCTTGAAGGATGCCCGCAAGACAGGGGCTTATAAAGAGTCTGCTGAAAACTCTTGGAGTTATCTGCAGTCCGGAACTATTCCGGCAGACGGCCTGCTGCAGTTCAGCATTACCGGTGACGGTACCTACACTGCTGCCGCCCGTAATACCAGCTTCTCCGATATAGGGATACACTGGGCCAAGGATGCCGTCGAAGTTCTTGCCGCTCACAGTATCGTAGCCGGTAAAGGAACTACCGCTAGCTTCAAGCCTGCTGACAGCCTAAATCAGGCTGAGCTGTTGACTCTGTTCGACCGTTTGCTCGGCAAAGGTGACACCTGGACAACACACATCAAGGAAAGCGGCTCCCGCGATGTCCTGACCCGCGAAGAAGCAGCGGTAATTCTGGCTGAGGCACTCGGTGCCGATGTTACTTCCTCAACGCTGACCTTTAAGGATGCAGGTTCTATCTCGGCTAACGCCAAGAACGCAATCGCTTATGCAGTAAGCAAAGGCTACCTACAGGGAGTGGGTAACAACACCTTCAACCCGAAAGGTACCCTGACCCGTGCCCAGGCTGCTGTCATCCTGGAGCGTGTGCTCGAGGATCTACGTAATCAGTAA
- a CDS encoding YfhD family protein, which produces MDRENSKIFSKTEKLKMLYEAKAEDVEFSAAEADHDDIEAMDRSREADKRQMEEILKKE; this is translated from the coding sequence GTGGACAGAGAAAACTCGAAAATTTTCTCCAAGACGGAAAAGTTGAAGATGCTCTATGAGGCAAAGGCAGAGGATGTTGAATTCTCAGCGGCTGAAGCGGATCACGATGATATAGAGGCAATGGATCGCTCCCGGGAGGCTGATAAAAGACAGATGGAGGAGATTCTGAAGAAGGAATAG
- a CDS encoding methyl-accepting chemotaxis protein codes for MENLSAQLVTDELVVKALEKNLAMIRFDLDRRVAYVNEVFASSVKYRVEDMYGMQHKQLCFPSFVNSPDYEIFWQNLFAGRSFQDKIERMDADGESVWLEATYMPVFDETDTHVIGVSKVATNITGRQNNMNRVVEQLQEMADSLNQRAEKGIERSQELLVSIDKIAEVSSENTDTLLNLQTQAAAIHGVVQTIRNIASQTHLLALNAAIEAAHAGEFGRGFDVVAKEVRKLSAMVQDQITEVRDSVQAITEEVGKISNGLNLVQENVAVSQQQIQVALNEFTLIASSAQELDNQAREVMNIV; via the coding sequence ATGGAGAATCTATCAGCCCAATTAGTTACAGACGAATTGGTTGTCAAAGCATTGGAAAAGAATCTCGCTATGATCCGATTTGATCTGGACCGCCGTGTCGCCTATGTAAATGAGGTCTTTGCCAGCTCGGTGAAATATAGGGTGGAGGATATGTACGGAATGCAGCACAAGCAGCTGTGTTTCCCCTCGTTCGTGAACAGCCCTGATTATGAGATATTCTGGCAGAATCTGTTTGCCGGCCGGAGCTTTCAGGATAAAATCGAACGGATGGACGCGGACGGGGAATCAGTCTGGCTCGAAGCCACGTATATGCCGGTGTTTGATGAGACAGATACGCATGTCATTGGCGTGTCGAAGGTGGCGACCAATATCACTGGCAGACAGAATAATATGAACCGTGTAGTGGAACAATTGCAGGAAATGGCTGACAGCCTGAATCAGCGTGCAGAAAAAGGAATTGAGCGGAGTCAGGAGCTGCTGGTGAGTATTGATAAAATCGCTGAAGTATCGAGCGAAAATACGGATACGCTGCTGAATTTGCAGACGCAGGCAGCGGCCATTCACGGCGTGGTGCAGACGATCCGTAATATTGCGTCACAGACCCACCTGCTTGCGCTTAATGCGGCAATTGAGGCTGCCCATGCCGGTGAGTTCGGCCGGGGATTCGACGTAGTGGCCAAAGAAGTAAGAAAGCTGTCCGCAATGGTTCAGGATCAGATCACAGAGGTTCGCGACAGTGTCCAGGCCATTACAGAGGAAGTAGGAAAAATATCTAACGGACTTAATCTGGTTCAGGAGAATGTGGCTGTGAGCCAGCAGCAGATTCAGGTAGCCTTGAATGAATTCACTTTGATTGCATCCTCCGCACAGGAACTGGACAATCAGGCGCGTGAAGTAATGAACATCGTCTGA